aaatattttgtaataatatgtaaattataatttattattattgctatTCTTCTTGAAAAAAAGtattgattattattaattataattctaTTGTTGctaatattttacttatttaaaCCTCCATGTAtccaagaattttgatcaagGCGGTTCAAATTGTCGTCCTCATATGGCCTTCAACAAAACATCAGTGTTGCAATTTAAAGCTTCCCATTTAAATGAGCATGCCATTGAACATCTATATTATAGTTTGAGAAATGTTAACGAATGTCCCAAGTTCAAGCCCATCTTTTGGGCAAAatgggcaaaagcccatttttgcctctatatatataatgtaagtTTTTCTTAACTAAATATCTGGTAAATCCATCATCCCAAATACTCATTTTCAAAAAGATTAGAGAACAACTTTATATTCAAGTTCAAGCCTATTTGagaggattttaattttgtctgATTGGTATAATATGATTGCAGGTGTATCAACGAATTTTGTTAGGCTTCGATTTGCTACATGAGGTGTTAATTGGGGCTTTGACTTCGTTATTAAAAGGAAAGGAATGTGgggaatttaaattttataactaacaaaccacaaaatattattaccaaaaaaaaaaaaaacacaaaatattaaaaggtCAAAAAAGCTACAAAAGTAACATATGCGAAGCAAACATACATATTCAATTATTACtaagataaaagataaaaatgttgattaattttattataaaaagctTACAAATTGACATGACAATGAATATATCCACAAGTACGAtgataatttgtaaatattagatAATACAATGGTAATATTGGTAAATTAAAgtgaaaaatcaataataaattgacatttatttatcctaaaaaatgttgtgaacgtatCATTAATTCGTTAGTCGCAACAACCGTAAATACAGAATGATATAACTTTTTTACATGACTCATTAAAGTGAGGTCGTGATTCTTGTTAACggtagaaagaaaaataatatcaatgatGGATCcatgtaaaaataattattcactACTCATAATTTGCCATGTTAACAAATTGTGAAAGAAGTTATGTTCttattaataaaaagttttaaaacatAACCAATTTCACAACTTGCTAATGTGGCTAACCGTGAGTGATAAAAAATGAGTAATGAGtttattgtaaaaaaagaataattataatatgctaTTAACTCCGCAGCTTGAATCATTTTCCTCTTAAAGCTCCAAGCACTATATGCATGGGGAGGTGTCAATTCAGTTACAAGGCCTTTGCCACTAAAAATGCATTTGttatcaaatgataccatgtcAGAGGTATCAAAATCTAATAAGTGTGAGATATATcagtaaaaaataactaacccaCATAACAAGTAACAACTGGAAGACATGTGTTAGTGTGTAGTTATTTTTGTACAAACTCCGCAGCTCGAATCATTTTTCTCTTAAAGCTCCAAACATTATATGCATGGGGAGATGTCAATTCAGCCACAAGACCTTTACCACTGAGAAgatatttattatcaaatgaTATCATGTCAGAAATTAActgaaaaatatgtattaatggataattattttatatatgtatctctcgtttaataaattttaataccaATGACATGACATTATTTGTCGCTGGAATAACTCCCCCATATTAACTAAAGATCACATGAAAGTCCCATAATGCCAGTTCAGTAACAAACCAAAAGGGTAATTGTTGTGGCGACATGTTTTACGAGAAAGTCAGAAGAATCCATCAAAAAATTGAGTGCACGCCGCGCTAACTTTAAGCCGTACTGGCTAAGTCACCAAATCCGAAAGTGTCCACCTCGCCTCCATTTCTCATTTCGTGTCAATTTCGCAGCaacattttctcatttatcaCAAAGTGCGCGCACTGCGCACCTCAGCGCACTATAGCAAAATCCAGAGACCCACTGCTACACCAAACTAACACCCACTCCTCTCCCCTCCTCCGATTGAAAGTTCGTTGTACCCCCCCGTGACTCCGTTTTCCGTTAATATCCTCCCAAAAATTAAACCATGATTAGCACGGTAATTACGAATCTGCCACCATCCTCACTAtcttattgaatttttttctgtttttagtttatatttcaaactcagtttttttgaattttgcaaAATCTCACTCTCATGGAGCAGAATAGAACTCTATCGGGCTCGTCGCAAAGCCCTAGATCTCCGTCGTCGCAACCACCCTACCTATCGGTTTCGGTCACTGATCCAGTCAAATTAGGCAATGGCGTCCAAGCCTATATCTCCTACCGAGTCATCACCAAGGTAAATTCTCGCAAATTGGAGCTagttcatgcttttttttttaaccaacaAAATTAAGTTATTGGATTGggattagggttagggtttagtCGCTGGATTTTCGTGGTTACTACTCTGGAGCTGTTTGTGCTCAATTTTGAATCTAGGATAATTAAGAAGAGATATTTATTTAGATTGATTATGAATTTCTGTATTTGCTGTTATAGGAAAGGAAATTATTTATCGAGATAGTGAAAAAGCTTCCAAATACTAGATTATGGAAATTTGGTTTAGAGTGTTTGGTCAAGGTTGTTGAGAAATGTAATGGTTAGGTCTCTTGAAGGCTATAAAAAAATGGGTTAGGAATAAGAATTTTTTACCGTTGGTGGCTGAATTGGTGTCATGCAGATTAAACTGTGAAGTTAGAAAGCATTAAActttgggaaaaattaatggacGTGGctattttaagaaacttttttatgggaaaagaaaataaaaacagttgatttttttgacagtttttttatatattttctatgaaaGTGGTATTAAGGCTTTCTTAAAAGGACAAATTTAGGTGCAATACTTTAGGTGCtgttctttatattccccaCTTAAGATTGAGTCATGTGgttacttaaataaaaaaatacacttccatctaattaagaaaaattcacaTGACATAATCTTAAGAGGAGAGCCTAAGAAACAGCAcctaagtcttgcccttctTAAAATGGTCAATTAATAAATGCACTAAGGGACCTGTTAACTAGACCCAACTTTATTTATGCATAACTTGAAATTTTATGTACATTTTGGAGGATAAGAAGTGGTGGGTGTGTTTATGTTTCCATTTAAATTTGAGAAATGCTATGGGATTTTTCAAGTGTGCCTTGTGATAAAAATTCTATGAATAGAGCTGGAGCATATGTTGAATGGCGGCAGATTGACAACCGAGCGTGTTACTAGTGTACTTGCATGCTACAAATTTTTGATTTCGTGGCCACTGTCATTGTAATCTTCTTGAGTTTAGCATCTGGATTTGAATATTATGAAGATGTAAAGTGAACAAGTTATGTCGTGTTACTGGCCAATGGGCTCTTGTTCAAATGGCATCTCCTTACCTTGTAAGAGCAAGATGAGGGTGAGatcatgggttcaagacccaatGGGCGTGTCTATAACTTACCAATAGAAAACATTAAAACTTTATGCCATGTTATGGTTTGAATGTTGGAAGATATTGTTTTGGCAGACAAATTTTCCTGAATACCAAGGGCCAGAGAAGATTGTCATTCGACGTTACAGTGATTTTATCTGGTTACGTGATCGTCTTTTTGAGAAGTACAAAGGCATTTTTATCCCTCCTCTTCCAGAGAAAAGTGCTGTAGGTAACAAGCTTACCATCTCCTTTTGTCTTTTacacttcatcttcttctaaaACTAGAAAATGCCATGAATATATTTGCATGGTAATAATTACTTTTCAGGGCTGAAGTTTACTTCATATATAAAAATGTGGTTGAttcaggggaaaaaaagtgGTTGAAGATATCTTGGCAATTGGTTGAAATTACCAATCAAGCATTGAGGCAATGCCTGGATGGTTGGACATTTTTATTGCAATTTCTGTCTGTACCATTGAATTTCTTACATTTGGGTGATATATGTGGCTGAAATATTTGctttgtgtgtgcatgtgtttgtgtgcatgtgtttgtgtgtttgcaTGCATGTATGAATTGTTTTGAGCAGTTAaccttgttttattttttcccaaagTGAGGGAGGAGAAGTTAaagaaatgtaaaatattttttcagcAGTAATATATGTATTTAAGGGGCTTTATTGATCCCCTGGGGGccctgcctttttttttttaagtagctAGAAAATGAGAGCTCACATGGGTTGTAAAATACATTAGTGCTATGTAGCCTATTCAAGGATGGGGATTGACCCTGAGATTTGTCGGCTGAAGAGGGCTATTGAGATATCCATGAATTTCAAGCTTATGTTTTGGCCATCAAGGTGGCTGAGATCTGTCATGAGTAACTTTTGCATGACCAAATTATACATTTCACTGTGATTGCCAAATGTTTGAGGAAGTTTGTTTATACTTAGGACTGGTTGCAGCCATGCAAGATATTTTGTGATGGATGTTTTTGTGTTGACTTATACTACCTATATGGGTTAAGGCATTTGTAATGGGTGGAATCACGAATGGTTCTTTATATGTTGATTCTTGTTCAGGTGCTTGAAATTCCTCTTAATTGCCTTCCTTGTCATAGTCAATTGTGGATGTCTCTTCCGTggttttgcattattttctaCTCGTTTTTGTCTGATGCACATTAcactttaacaaaatttaattgcATTTCAGAAATTAGTGTCACATTGCTATTGCTTGGGGCCATATATCAATCAGtatcttttttggataaatgaGCTTCATATGTCCAAtgcttaacatgcatgtcatgTCCAAACATGGATTTAGCTTATACATCTCTGTTGAAAGTGCAATAACCTGCTCTGATAGTGTTGCTGTCTGTGCTGATGAAGATTCAATTTTGGCTTTGTCTATGACATTATTAGTTTATTCTTGAATTGAGACAAAAGATGTTGCAGTATGTTGTTTATGAAGCATTCTGAAATTCGATTATGACTAACATCAGATTCTCTTTTGCAGAGAAGTTTCGTTTCAGTGCTGAATTCATTGAGATGAGGCGTCAAGCATTGGATATATTTGTTAATCGTATAGCTTCACATCATGCACTTCAACAAAGTGAGGATCTGAGAACCTTCTTGCAGGCAGATGAAGAGGTGACGTTTTTGAGTCTGATGCTTTGAGTTGTACAGTTCTGTCCTTTGCTATCCTAATATTTAGTTAATTCTGTCCAATCTTTCTGCCTATGAGTTGGACAAATCGTGCTTGTGGACTTAACAGACGCACACATtacttataaaattaaaaaaaaaaaaaaaatctgacacACACATTCAGCGGAAGAGCTAGGATTTTAGTTAGGGAGGATAAGgttaaaataaaaggcaaaattaattttaaaatttttaattaatataagtagaaactaattaattaattaaacaaaaatttggattaacgtaaaaaaatataatgtaaatataagttctaattttttttcatgcctAGTGTTAAGTTAGTATAATCATTATTGTTagattgtatttatttatttatttttaaatcaacttaaaaatacaaattttcatttttcctatcTTTGATTGTGTCTATTTCCAACAAACTTAAAAGAGTCTATAGCATTGTAgaagaattcaagaaaataacatatgaaatttggcaCATTTATTTTGGGTGTTGCTATAGTACACTATTTTATAACTTTAAGACTAtgtagtgtgtatatatatgtctTAGTTTTGTAAAAGGGGTGGGGTTGCCCCCCTCTGGCTCCGCCCCGCCCACAGTGACACTTTGATATCAATAGCCTAGATTATCTACTCTAGCATGTGGAtgtaataaaaggaaaaaaaaaaaaatactggtcatcaaaaaaaaaaaaaaaaagaatatatatatatatatatctcttccATGGTAAAGTCATTTTCCACGACTTTTTATCAGCTTGGttgcacaaatttttttcaattttgaatcgAAGGACATTAATACTGTTGGTACTCTAGCGTTCATTGCCTTTTTACTGAAAGTTGTCCTAGGTGACGCTGCTAGGGACTCTGCATTAAAAGTCTTAGTTTCCCTATTATGCAAAATCACTAACTGGTTGTTTATCAATTAATCCCATACAATTCCACAATGTTATTAATCATAAAGGAATAAGAATCTATTTGTGAATATTTTTGTCAATGGCAGAGCGGCCAAAGAtacaatgaagaaaaagaagtttaaTAACACCAGAGAAAACTAGAGAGAATGACTAActataaattaattagttttctcatgatggttttttttttttttttttttttttgggttgtggggggggggggggtggcgGGCGTGGGAGAGCTAGAAGGCCATGTGCTCTCcagtaattttttgttgtttactTTTCCcaatttccaaaataaaattgccTTAAAATCTTGTATCTGACCTGAAAGCAAAGCCATTGGTCCTGgtagtttgaaaattttatgtattacATGAGAATATCTTCAGGAGCCTTGAGAGAATTCAATAATTCAATTCTGATGTGCGCTTCAACCCTAAGGCCTTAAATTCTACCAGTCTCAACAGGAAGGCTTAAAATTCTTTGCTAGAGGAGTCTGTATGAAAAGTGCTAGGTTATCAAAGGATTTAGTTCATCTAATAAGCTTTATGTGACATTTCTATGGATGAATTTAAAGTGCTAGCCCTTTTTGGGTATGAGGCACTGGTGCTGCCCCATTGCTGGTGATGTTATATGGAATCCTATTGAATCCTTTTCCCAAATGACAAAAGCTTTATGTTTTTGGTTATTTAAGCATTGCTGAAATGCCTCTTTTAGGAAGATTTTTCTTACTCAGTGATGATGGTAAcctaacttatccaaaaaaaaaatttgttgatgcTTGTACAGTTCTTCAAGATTACTTTTaacacacaccccccccccccccccccccccaaccccctcttttgtttttgttttatggtgTTTACTACTAATGCccttagtttatttgtttttcatctttgTTCAGACAATGGACAGGCTAAGAGCACATGAGACTGGTATTTTTAAGAAGAAGCCAGCAGATTTGATGCAAATGTTCAAGGTTAGATAAATTCTTTCATGTTCTTAAGATGTTCAACGCTATCAGTATAATTCAACTCTAATGTAAATGTTATTACAATGTCATTAGGCATTTATGAACTTTACTTGATCATAACTTATTCCTCTTCTTCTACTTCCCctccttccccccccccccctctgtTGAATAATTTTCTTGCTTATAATGGACAAATGAAAGGAGAAATCCACCAAACCCAGTACTGGAAGTTGTCACCAACCTCTAACATATTCACATAATACACACCATATTAATTTTTCTGGACAAGTTATCTTGGATCTAACAATCAGATTTAGATCTATGATGTAAAAATCCATGTGGTTGAATATTCTATCGAAAACCTGCTCCTTGGTCTTGAtctaatttgtataatttttgttgGGATTATTATCTGCTTTAAGTTTTCATGAATTCTGGGAcagaaaaggtttttttttttttgaagtaaaggAAGAGTTGAAATCATGAAATGCAAGTGCAAAATGCAGTCTTTTCTTCCCCTGTGCAATACTTTGGTTGTGTATTTATCTTCAATGCCTATCAGATTAAGTGAGCTACTTGAACTAGTATGCGATCCATGAGAAAGATGATCTGATCTAGCATTAACTCATCCTTCTGACAATCTGACAGGATGTACAGTCTAAAGTGAGTGATGTTGTTCTTGGGAAGGAAAAGCCAGTGGAGGAGTCAGATCCTGAATATGAGAAGCTAAAGCACTacatttttgagcttgagaACCACTTGGCTGAAGCTCAAAAGCATGCATATCGGCTTGTAAAGAGGCACAGAGGTAATGAGGGTTATGAAATTTGCATATGAGTTTTAGATGCATTACCTGTTGGTGTTATTCTTTCAGGTTtttacttcattcattcttGTTTTAGTGGGTATATGCAAATGACACTTGAGTTCTTATATTTGTTTCCTCAGAGTTGGGGCAATCTCTGTCAGATTTTGGGAAGGCAGTCAAACTTCTTGGTGCATGTGAAGGAAATTCTCTAGGAAAGGCATTTTCTGAGCTTGGGGCAAAATCAGAGACATTATCGGTTAAACTACAAAAGGAGGTAggctttaataaaaaaatcacccTTTTTCTTTAAGCTAATTGTGCTTGTGTCGTTTGCATGCTCGCTCTGGTCGTGTATGTGGTGTTAAAAGGTTGAGGTTGTCATGTAATATgaagtttattttctttgtattaatTTGCAGGCACACCAACTTTTGATGAACTTTGAAGAACCCTTGAAAGATTACGTACGCGCTGTGCAATCTATTAAGGTGGATATTCTCTGTCATTAACAATGTTTGACCATATCATCCAACTGAAgattttaattcttaatttgtCAAGATAATCCTCTTTCTTGTGTGTCCTGAAACAGGCAACTATAACAGAGAGGGCCAATGCCTTTAGACGACAATGTGAACTGACTGAAACAATCAAGTTGAAAGAGATTAATCTGTATGGTTTTGTTAATATCTCTATTAATTTGCGTTGCTTATGTCTGTATTTAAGTGGGCTCTTGATTACTTGTCATTTTTGCTAAACAGTAATAAACTCTCACTAATACGTTCTGATAAGGTGGGAGAAGCTGAGATGGAATATAATGAGGCAAGTCAGCTTTCAAGGCATTCTCTTTTTTACgttttaggaatttttgttatttgactAAATTGGTTTGGTGATGCAGTTGAAGGCAGAGAGTGAGGAAGCAACAAGATTATTTGAGTCAATTGTGCGATTGATGAACGAAGAGCTAGTAAACTTTCAGGAACGAAAAACTTTAGATATGGGGATTGCTTTCAACGAATTTGCAAGAGGACAGGCACGTCTGGCAAATGGTATTGCCGATGCATGGCGAAGCCTTCTTCCTAAGCTTGATGCTTGTTCTTCCTCTTAATGAAAGGACTCCAAAAGCAAGCAATTTAATTGTTCATGGTGGTTCTTAAGAAACACAGGAAAAATACTTGTTCACTTGGGTGGTTCTTTGAAGTTGCAGGGGCAACACTTGCTGTGTAAAGCTCATCTTTCGTGAGCTGATTCCGCTGTTCTGGTGTTATACGTGATTGTGGTTATTCTCCATTTTATTACTTGTAAAAATTCAAAGCCAAGTGTAAAACAGGGAAGCAGGTTAATCTTTTGAAACATCAATTACAgagaaaacttgaaaattttcgTGTTTATATCACACTTCCAGAGTATAAAATGCTTTCAGCGAGTattattacacttttttttttttaaatttaaattttatattttgtaaaatcttGACATTCGTGGCTTCGTGCACTTAGAAAATTACTACAGTTGGTTATCCCAATCCCAAAAATCATTCTAAAGGgtttttcctataaaatttCATCTGAAGGATCAAGTATCTAAACTCACTCCAAACTTATTTGTGATTGTGTTGGATATGATTGCCAGGCTGTTTGGTTGACTtgtttaaacatatgttttcagtttttaaaattgcatgtattttcacactttttcacctataCGTATTTCTATATATGTTTTCAAACATAtgtaataaacaaatttttgcaatttgctAATCCATCATAGCCATCTAATTAATTACCAGCCAAATCAATCTAACAAAATGATTTATCTTTAGATAATGCATAAGATATAATGGCTAGAGATTAGGGGTGTGTAGTTAACTTGCGAATATGCAAAAACCGATCCGCTCTAACCTAACCCGCTCAGTTCTTATGAGTTGGTGGGTtgaattggattttcaaatttatttatttatttattattttccctaAACATCATAGCAATTTGTTTGCCAGTTAAAACTCTTGGCCGGCATGAAACAAAAGTTATTATTTGAAACCTGAATGAACCGACTTTACCATACTTTACTCAGCTTATTATAAACACCATATAAAAAGCCTATCCATCTATCTTATCCTCTATAATTTCTTTAGTCTTTACACagacactctctctctctctctctctctctctctctctctctctctctctctgttatCAGAACTCAGACAAATTCAGAAGCCATGGCCTCCTGCGCTGCGAGGCTACTCTTCCAACCCGCACGTGTCAACTCCCACGTGCCACTCTCCCCTTTAACTGTTTCTTCCCGCTCACCATTGCTCATCACTTGGGACAAAGACAAAGACATCATCAACAACCGGTTCCTCTTTAAGCTCAGCCAACGGAGTCTGACGTCAGTAGCCAAGTCTTCACCGGAAAGTGACGGCATTGTACCGGCCGACGAAGATGGTGTCTCTCTTGGGACTTTGAAATTGCCTTCCAATACTAATCTTCAGAGATTTGAGAGCTTGCTCTTCCAGGTACACTGTACACAacataacacacacacatataaatctttatttattttaattatgatCATATTCATAATTCATAACAGTGGGGCAACAGTCTTTGCCAAGGAGCTAATCTGCCACTACCTGTACCTTTGAAGGTAGGTTGCGTACttgctttattattatattactatatttctttcatttcattagttttattattattattatttttaaaaaactgatagatacaacaaatttcacaacttgttgAGTACGTAAAATGTTAGTCACCTTTCCGTGCTATACCTTAAAAGAATTTGTCAAGTTACATATTGAGATTCCATGCATATAGTCCAAATGGACCTAATGAACACCCACGCATGTTACAACTCATAGTCCAAATATAGACAACTTGGGATATCACAATACAACCACTTAATGCGGTTgacactttttatttatttatttttggagaatCCAATGTTGTAGGCACTTGGCCAATGCTTATCAGTATATAtgttaatgttaaaaaaattatttcgtAGTGTAGTGAAAATTTGGTGAAGTTTAAGAAGTGGTGAAAAGGGTGGGTTTATTATTTGGGGCCTTGTGTGGGTGGGAATTAGTGTATTGCTTGAGAAGTGGTGAATTGGGGAAGTGAAAGAAAgctgactaaaaaaaaaaaaaaaaactgttgg
The DNA window shown above is from Quercus lobata isolate SW786 chromosome 7, ValleyOak3.0 Primary Assembly, whole genome shotgun sequence and carries:
- the LOC115953098 gene encoding sorting nexin 1 isoform X1 produces the protein MISTNRTLSGSSQSPRSPSSQPPYLSVSVTDPVKLGNGVQAYISYRVITKTNFPEYQGPEKIVIRRYSDFIWLRDRLFEKYKGIFIPPLPEKSAVEKFRFSAEFIEMRRQALDIFVNRIASHHALQQSEDLRTFLQADEETMDRLRAHETGIFKKKPADLMQMFKDVQSKVSDVVLGKEKPVEESDPEYEKLKHYIFELENHLAEAQKHAYRLVKRHRELGQSLSDFGKAVKLLGACEGNSLGKAFSELGAKSETLSVKLQKEAHQLLMNFEEPLKDYVRAVQSIKATITERANAFRRQCELTETIKLKEINLNKLSLIRSDKVGEAEMEYNELKAESEEATRLFESIVRLMNEELVNFQERKTLDMGIAFNEFARGQARLANGIADAWRSLLPKLDACSSS
- the LOC115953098 gene encoding sorting nexin 1 isoform X2 → MEQNRTLSGSSQSPRSPSSQPPYLSVSVTDPVKLGNGVQAYISYRVITKTNFPEYQGPEKIVIRRYSDFIWLRDRLFEKYKGIFIPPLPEKSAVEKFRFSAEFIEMRRQALDIFVNRIASHHALQQSEDLRTFLQADEETMDRLRAHETGIFKKKPADLMQMFKDVQSKVSDVVLGKEKPVEESDPEYEKLKHYIFELENHLAEAQKHAYRLVKRHRELGQSLSDFGKAVKLLGACEGNSLGKAFSELGAKSETLSVKLQKEAHQLLMNFEEPLKDYVRAVQSIKATITERANAFRRQCELTETIKLKEINLNKLSLIRSDKVGEAEMEYNELKAESEEATRLFESIVRLMNEELVNFQERKTLDMGIAFNEFARGQARLANGIADAWRSLLPKLDACSSS
- the LOC115952401 gene encoding uncharacterized protein LOC115952401 isoform X2, which gives rise to MASCAARLLFQPARVNSHVPLSPLTVSSRSPLLITWDKDKDIINNRFLFKLSQRSLTSVAKSSPESDGIVPADEDGVSLGTLKLPSNTNLQRFESLLFQVDKIPGGARLGFITIGDGKTEVLVYIDCLVFPATADSGPVFRAIRNGPLKDQSPPGEPRIMRSLLEALKKSVEIARV
- the LOC115952401 gene encoding uncharacterized protein LOC115952401 isoform X1, which codes for MASCAARLLFQPARVNSHVPLSPLTVSSRSPLLITWDKDKDIINNRFLFKLSQRSLTSVAKSSPESDGIVPADEDGVSLGTLKLPSNTNLQRFESLLFQWGNSLCQGANLPLPVPLKVDKIPGGARLGFITIGDGKTEVLVYIDCLVFPATADSGPVFRAIRNGPLKDQSPPGEPRIMRSLLEALKKSVEIARV